The following coding sequences lie in one Desulfonatronum sp. SC1 genomic window:
- a CDS encoding tRNA (adenine-N1)-methyltransferase, translated as MLNPGDLVMLVCPQGKRYVRKVREGETMQTHFGVLGHAALLQSGYGEEVRTHLGHPFRVLKPSLYDMVKMLKRRTQIIYPKEIGYILLKLGIAPGCRVIEAGSGSGALTTALAWYVGDHGRVYTYEQREEFYRLCGENLSWSGLGERVEQFNQNIAEGFLQTNVDALFLDVRTPWDFLDQVVAAIMPGAPVGFLLPTTNQVSSLLVGLEKAPFEDVEVLEIFLRRYKPVAERLRPDDRMVAHTGFLVFARHEGRKAARCSESAVNTATASTDLNIDASNPVDAA; from the coding sequence ATGCTCAATCCAGGTGATCTGGTAATGCTGGTCTGTCCGCAAGGCAAGCGTTACGTTCGAAAAGTTCGCGAGGGCGAAACCATGCAGACCCACTTCGGGGTGCTGGGACACGCGGCCCTGCTTCAGTCCGGGTACGGCGAAGAGGTGCGCACCCATCTCGGCCATCCCTTCCGGGTGCTCAAGCCGAGCCTCTACGACATGGTCAAGATGCTTAAGCGGCGGACCCAGATCATCTATCCCAAGGAAATCGGTTATATTCTGCTTAAGTTGGGCATCGCGCCGGGATGCCGGGTGATTGAAGCCGGCAGCGGTTCAGGCGCGTTGACCACGGCCCTGGCCTGGTATGTCGGGGATCACGGCCGGGTCTACACCTATGAACAGCGTGAGGAGTTCTACAGGTTGTGCGGCGAAAATCTGAGCTGGTCGGGGCTGGGAGAACGGGTGGAGCAGTTCAACCAAAATATCGCCGAAGGCTTCCTGCAGACCAACGTGGACGCCCTGTTTCTGGACGTGCGCACTCCTTGGGACTTTCTGGACCAGGTCGTGGCCGCGATCATGCCCGGAGCGCCGGTGGGCTTCCTGCTGCCCACCACCAACCAGGTCAGCTCCCTGCTGGTCGGCCTCGAAAAGGCGCCTTTCGAGGATGTGGAAGTGTTGGAGATATTCCTGCGCCGCTATAAGCCCGTGGCCGAACGACTGCGTCCGGACGACCGGATGGTCGCCCATACCGGGTTCCTGGTTTTCGCCAGGCACGAAGGCCGCAAGGCGGCGCGGTGTTCGGAATCGGCGGTGAATACGGCAACGGCGTCGACGGACTTGAATATCGACGCGTCAAATCCCGTGGATGCAGCTTAA
- a CDS encoding RimK family alpha-L-glutamate ligase — translation MPPAPHHPMADVALLTESRYACNDAAPDDWYLRNILRDDELLQNALTELGLSSVRLDWAAPDVDWSAFRCAVFRTTWDYFDRIAEFNAWLRRVQTQTRLCNAPETIWWNMDKHYLADLRVRGVPVVPFRLLEPDAPQSLRDLLDDAGWEEAVLKPCVSGGARHTYRVHRDVADTLQEQVRPLLAAESFLLQPFIRDVVQTGEDTVMVVNGRITHAVRKVPKAGDFRVQDDHGGTVYQLEPTREHVELAQRSMAACDPTPSYGRVDMVRDDCGKLMVMELELIEPELWLRQSPPAAEDFARAIAQVAARPVLENTPQP, via the coding sequence ATGCCCCCCGCACCCCACCACCCCATGGCCGACGTGGCCCTTCTGACAGAGAGCCGCTACGCCTGCAACGACGCGGCCCCGGACGACTGGTACCTGCGCAACATTCTGCGTGACGACGAGCTGCTGCAAAATGCCCTCACGGAACTTGGACTATCCTCGGTCCGTCTGGACTGGGCCGCTCCGGACGTGGATTGGTCGGCATTTCGCTGCGCCGTCTTCCGAACCACCTGGGACTACTTCGATCGGATAGCCGAATTCAACGCTTGGCTACGCCGCGTCCAAACGCAGACCCGGCTGTGCAACGCCCCGGAAACCATCTGGTGGAACATGGACAAACACTATCTCGCGGACTTGCGGGTCCGGGGCGTTCCGGTGGTTCCGTTCCGACTTCTTGAACCCGACGCCCCCCAGAGTCTACGCGACCTGCTCGACGACGCCGGATGGGAGGAAGCCGTGCTCAAACCCTGTGTTTCCGGGGGAGCCCGCCACACCTACCGGGTCCATCGCGACGTCGCCGACACGCTCCAGGAGCAGGTCCGTCCGCTTCTCGCCGCCGAGTCCTTCCTGCTTCAGCCATTCATCCGCGACGTGGTCCAAACCGGGGAGGACACGGTGATGGTCGTCAACGGCCGCATCACCCACGCTGTGCGCAAGGTTCCCAAAGCGGGAGACTTTCGGGTCCAGGACGATCACGGCGGTACGGTCTACCAGCTCGAACCGACCCGTGAACATGTGGAACTGGCCCAACGCTCCATGGCCGCCTGCGACCCGACCCCGAGCTATGGTCGGGTGGATATGGTTCGGGACGACTGCGGAAAGCTGATGGTCATGGAACTTGAACTCATCGAACCCGAACTTTGGCTGCGCCAATCCCCGCCGGCCGCCGAGGATTTCGCCCGGGCCATAGCCCAGGTCGCCGCCCGCCCCGTTCTTGAAAACACGCCCCAACCATAG
- a CDS encoding radical SAM protein produces MTKTPEAGYLRLHAAGVLRARAAEAVEALCSCTACPRQCRVNRLEGELGFCRVGRWAKVASYSPHFGEEEPLVGNDGSGTIFFAQCNLACVFCQNHDISHHGENAPEATPEQLAVVMLELQGQGVHNINFVTPSHVVPQILEALVIAADQGLRLPLVYNSSGYDGLETLLRLDGVVDIYMPDAKFFAPDAAKTYCHAEDYPERAKAALKEMHRQVGDLELDDRGVAVRGLLVRHLVMPGDLAGTAKWMDYLAAEISPDTYVNIMDQYRPCGEAGAFPELGRPLTAGEFEQALKAAAQAGITRLDQRPRDLAERLWRALL; encoded by the coding sequence ATGACCAAAACGCCGGAAGCCGGATATCTACGACTCCACGCCGCCGGAGTACTGCGAGCCCGTGCAGCCGAGGCGGTGGAGGCGCTTTGCTCCTGCACCGCATGCCCCAGACAGTGCCGGGTGAATCGACTCGAAGGGGAATTGGGCTTTTGCCGGGTCGGTCGCTGGGCCAAGGTGGCCAGCTACAGCCCGCACTTTGGGGAGGAGGAGCCGCTGGTGGGCAACGATGGGTCCGGGACGATCTTTTTCGCCCAGTGCAACCTGGCCTGTGTGTTTTGCCAGAACCACGACATCAGCCACCACGGAGAGAACGCCCCGGAAGCAACTCCGGAGCAGTTGGCCGTCGTCATGCTGGAATTGCAGGGCCAGGGCGTCCACAACATCAATTTCGTCACCCCGTCCCACGTCGTGCCCCAGATCCTCGAAGCCCTGGTCATCGCCGCGGACCAGGGGCTGCGTTTGCCCCTGGTCTACAATTCCAGCGGATACGACGGCCTGGAGACGCTGCTTCGGCTCGACGGCGTGGTGGACATCTACATGCCCGACGCCAAATTCTTTGCCCCGGATGCGGCCAAAACATACTGCCATGCCGAGGATTATCCGGAACGGGCCAAAGCGGCCCTCAAGGAAATGCATCGCCAGGTGGGGGATCTGGAACTGGACGACCGGGGCGTCGCCGTCCGAGGCCTGCTGGTCCGGCATTTGGTCATGCCCGGTGACCTGGCCGGAACGGCCAAGTGGATGGATTATCTGGCCGCGGAAATCTCGCCGGACACCTACGTAAACATCATGGACCAATACCGGCCGTGCGGCGAGGCAGGCGCGTTCCCGGAACTGGGCCGCCCGCTCACGGCCGGGGAGTTCGAGCAAGCCCTGAAAGCCGCGGCTCAAGCCGGGATCACCCGCCTGGACCAGCGACCAAGAGATCTGGCCGAGCGCCTTTGGCGGGCCCTTTTATAA
- a CDS encoding DNA translocase FtsK yields the protein MTADAPQENETRLLREICALTLLFVAAFLTLSLFSYHPQDPSFNQQATSTQSIHNQAGVVGAYLAGLFVDLVGLLAFVFPALLTWLGLACVWSVFRVPWWRWIGSLLLCFALLAAASHPWIQERIVVSGIQGGGYFGDQLHALSMVLFHERGALLLWLFLVFLASQLLFGVYWTTWGSALAEWAKRPSRPRPSKGKPGKRKNGGDMPPSLLEEFYVSGGKSRAAKPKEGKKERDPLAAVTEKLDFALGEKGVALFPSLNLLAVPDRKQPRTSPQRLQEMAKSLSACLADFGVQGEVQNIQPGPVITMFEYKPAPGVKISRIAGLSDDLSLGLKAASVRVVAPLQGKDTVGVEIPNEHRQSVWLRDILESEAFQKSKSKLTIAIGKDIEGLPMVADLARMPHLLVAGATGAGKSVGLNAMIVSILFKARPDEVKFLLVDPKRIELAVYADLPHLVHPVVTDMSLAKSALDWAMAEMDARYEAMAALGVRHISSYQQKLVGLPPGEAEQHRPMPYLVIIIDELADLMLTSGKDVEVSIVRLAQLARAAGIHMILATQRPSVDVVTGLIKANFPCRISFQVTSKHDSRTILDSVGAEHLLGQGDMLFKPSAGKLQRMHGAFVGDDEISAVVKAWHEQQPPSFELDFNEWAKEEVGGNNGPGPEGSDVVDDPIYSQAVEFVLEQGRASISLLQRRFRIGFNRSARFIEQMEKDGLLGSQEGSKPRAVIKSKKG from the coding sequence GTGACCGCCGACGCCCCCCAGGAAAATGAAACGCGACTGCTCCGGGAAATCTGCGCCCTGACCCTGCTGTTCGTCGCCGCCTTTCTCACTCTCAGCCTGTTCAGCTACCATCCCCAGGACCCGTCCTTCAACCAGCAGGCCACAAGCACCCAGTCCATTCATAACCAGGCCGGGGTCGTCGGGGCCTACCTGGCCGGTCTGTTCGTGGACCTGGTCGGGCTTTTGGCGTTCGTGTTTCCGGCGCTCCTGACCTGGTTGGGACTGGCCTGCGTCTGGAGCGTGTTCCGGGTCCCGTGGTGGCGCTGGATCGGTTCGCTGCTGCTGTGTTTCGCCTTGCTGGCCGCGGCCAGTCACCCTTGGATTCAGGAACGGATCGTCGTGTCGGGGATTCAAGGCGGCGGTTACTTCGGAGACCAACTCCACGCTTTGAGCATGGTTTTGTTTCATGAGCGCGGAGCCTTGCTGTTGTGGCTGTTTCTGGTCTTTCTGGCCTCGCAATTATTGTTCGGCGTCTACTGGACCACCTGGGGAAGCGCCTTGGCCGAGTGGGCCAAACGCCCTTCCCGGCCACGCCCGTCCAAAGGCAAGCCCGGCAAGCGGAAGAACGGCGGCGACATGCCGCCGTCCCTGTTGGAGGAGTTTTATGTTTCCGGCGGAAAAAGCCGGGCCGCCAAACCCAAGGAAGGGAAAAAAGAGCGAGATCCACTGGCGGCGGTCACGGAAAAGCTGGATTTCGCTTTGGGGGAGAAGGGCGTAGCGCTTTTTCCGAGCTTGAACCTTTTGGCCGTCCCGGACCGCAAGCAACCGCGCACCTCCCCGCAGCGCCTGCAGGAGATGGCCAAGTCCTTGTCGGCTTGCCTGGCAGACTTTGGGGTTCAGGGCGAGGTCCAGAATATCCAGCCCGGTCCGGTGATCACCATGTTCGAATACAAGCCCGCGCCGGGGGTGAAGATCAGTCGGATCGCCGGTCTGAGTGATGATCTGTCCCTGGGACTCAAGGCCGCATCGGTGCGGGTGGTGGCCCCGTTGCAGGGTAAGGACACCGTGGGCGTGGAGATCCCCAACGAGCACCGCCAGTCGGTCTGGTTGCGGGATATCCTGGAGTCCGAGGCCTTTCAGAAATCCAAATCCAAACTGACCATCGCCATCGGCAAGGACATCGAAGGCCTGCCCATGGTCGCGGATCTGGCCCGCATGCCGCACCTGCTGGTGGCCGGGGCCACCGGGGCCGGAAAAAGCGTGGGCCTGAACGCAATGATCGTGAGCATTCTGTTCAAGGCCCGACCGGACGAAGTCAAGTTCTTGCTGGTGGATCCCAAACGGATCGAGTTGGCCGTTTACGCGGACTTGCCCCACTTGGTACATCCCGTGGTCACGGATATGTCCCTGGCCAAAAGCGCCTTGGACTGGGCCATGGCCGAGATGGACGCTCGTTACGAGGCCATGGCCGCGTTGGGCGTGCGGCATATCTCGTCCTACCAACAAAAGCTCGTCGGACTGCCGCCGGGAGAGGCCGAACAGCATCGGCCCATGCCGTACCTGGTGATCATCATCGACGAATTGGCGGACCTGATGCTCACTTCGGGCAAGGATGTGGAAGTGAGCATCGTTCGTTTGGCCCAATTGGCCCGGGCTGCGGGCATCCATATGATTTTGGCCACGCAGCGGCCTTCGGTGGACGTGGTCACCGGACTGATCAAGGCCAACTTCCCCTGCCGGATCAGCTTTCAGGTCACCTCCAAGCACGACTCTCGGACCATCCTGGATTCCGTGGGCGCGGAACATCTTCTGGGGCAGGGCGACATGCTTTTCAAGCCCAGTGCAGGAAAGTTGCAGCGGATGCACGGGGCCTTCGTCGGCGACGATGAAATTTCCGCCGTGGTCAAGGCCTGGCACGAACAGCAACCGCCCAGCTTTGAACTGGATTTCAACGAGTGGGCCAAGGAAGAAGTCGGCGGCAATAACGGCCCCGGCCCCGAGGGCTCAGACGTGGTGGATGACCCCATCTACAGCCAGGCCGTGGAATTCGTCCTGGAACAGGGCCGGGCCTCCATCTCCCTGCTCCAGCGCCGCTTCCGGATCGGCTTCAATCGCTCGGCCCGATTCATCGAACAAATGGAAAAGGACGGCCTGCTGGGCTCCCAGGAAGGCAGCAAGCCGCGGGCCGTGATTAAATCAAAAAAAGGCTGA
- a CDS encoding peptidoglycan bridge formation glycyltransferase FemA/FemB family protein: MSVRLAPKKIQSLLPTDILFQSDYWAHVKSRLGCRPVAFDILSPEPTASNPARESRGDVLVLLQPVGRDSLGAFVPQGPEHAPPGDHRGQYLEDLSEALISHLDPSVAFIRYDLPWESRYAREMHVKSWTAFPEPRIREMRMNIGTRHWNLRKAKMDMTVASSLVVDIDRAEEEILAGMKAKTRYNIGLARRKGVTVTPASMDKLLTFYDLYRQTARRNGFPSCDYRHFVALFQAHAQKSDTPELHFLLAGHESDLLAGAIVAISGSNAVFLHGASSTANRTLMGSYALHWAAMRLARSRGCTRYDMGAVSPVAAPDHPFYGLFRFKTGFGGTIELRSGSWDYPLNEDVYSAYRNADALSQLGGL; encoded by the coding sequence ATGTCCGTTCGCCTCGCTCCCAAAAAAATCCAGTCCCTTTTGCCCACGGACATTCTATTCCAGTCCGACTATTGGGCCCATGTCAAATCCCGCCTGGGATGCAGGCCCGTGGCCTTCGACATCCTTTCCCCGGAGCCAACAGCCTCCAACCCGGCCCGCGAGAGTCGCGGCGACGTCCTGGTCCTGCTCCAGCCCGTAGGCCGGGACAGCCTGGGAGCCTTCGTGCCCCAGGGGCCGGAGCATGCGCCGCCTGGGGATCATCGCGGACAGTATCTCGAAGACCTTTCCGAAGCGCTGATCAGTCACCTGGACCCTTCCGTGGCCTTCATCCGCTATGACCTACCCTGGGAGTCACGGTACGCTCGTGAAATGCACGTCAAAAGTTGGACCGCCTTTCCAGAGCCACGCATCCGGGAAATGCGCATGAACATTGGCACCAGACACTGGAACCTGCGCAAAGCGAAAATGGACATGACAGTGGCCAGTTCCCTGGTCGTGGATATCGATCGGGCGGAGGAGGAGATTTTGGCCGGGATGAAGGCGAAGACCCGCTACAACATCGGCCTGGCCCGGCGCAAGGGCGTCACCGTGACTCCGGCGTCCATGGACAAGCTGCTCACGTTCTACGACCTGTACCGCCAGACCGCCCGACGCAACGGCTTCCCCTCTTGCGATTATCGCCACTTCGTGGCGCTGTTCCAAGCCCACGCCCAAAAGTCCGACACTCCGGAACTGCATTTCCTGTTGGCCGGACATGAAAGCGATCTCCTGGCCGGAGCGATCGTCGCCATTTCCGGAAGTAACGCCGTTTTTCTGCACGGCGCTTCCTCCACGGCCAACAGGACGCTCATGGGTTCGTACGCCCTGCACTGGGCCGCCATGCGGCTGGCCAGGAGCCGAGGTTGCACCCGCTACGACATGGGGGCGGTCTCGCCCGTGGCCGCGCCGGACCATCCCTTTTACGGACTGTTTCGCTTCAAGACCGGATTCGGCGGAACCATCGAACTGCGTAGCGGCTCTTGGGACTATCCGTTGAACGAAGACGTCTACAGCGCTTATCGCAACGCGGACGCACTTTCCCAGCTCGGCGGCCTGTAG
- the argB gene encoding acetylglutamate kinase, with protein sequence MQHEIAKAKTLLEALPYIRDFYGQTVVIKYGGHAMKDEQLKRAFALNIVLLRYIGVNPVIVHGGGPQIGKMLDQLGICCQFREGLRVTDEATMDVVEMVLVGKVNKEIVNLLNQHGGKAVGLSGKDGRIINAQKMEMVIPHKDMPPEIIDLGKVGEVTDIRTGLIRTLEKEGFIPVIAPVGVDDDGETYNINADAVAGAVAAALEAKRLILLTDVAGVLDIEGNLISSMNRHKAVEALEKGILRGGMIPKVKCCLEAVEAGVEKAHIIDGRLENSILLEMFTKGGIGTEIIF encoded by the coding sequence ATGCAACACGAAATCGCCAAAGCTAAAACCCTGCTCGAAGCGCTCCCGTACATCCGGGATTTCTACGGACAGACCGTGGTCATCAAGTACGGCGGGCACGCCATGAAGGACGAGCAGCTCAAGCGGGCGTTCGCCCTGAACATCGTCCTGCTGCGCTACATCGGTGTCAATCCGGTGATCGTGCATGGCGGCGGGCCGCAGATCGGCAAAATGTTGGATCAATTGGGCATCTGCTGCCAGTTCCGGGAAGGGTTGCGGGTCACGGACGAGGCCACCATGGACGTGGTGGAAATGGTCCTGGTGGGCAAGGTGAACAAGGAGATCGTCAACCTGCTCAACCAGCACGGCGGCAAGGCCGTGGGGCTCTCCGGCAAGGACGGGCGGATCATCAACGCCCAGAAAATGGAGATGGTCATCCCGCACAAGGACATGCCCCCGGAGATCATCGACCTGGGCAAGGTGGGCGAGGTCACGGACATCCGCACCGGCCTGATCCGCACCCTGGAAAAGGAAGGGTTCATTCCGGTGATCGCCCCGGTGGGCGTGGACGACGACGGCGAGACCTACAACATCAACGCCGACGCCGTGGCCGGGGCCGTGGCAGCGGCACTCGAAGCCAAGCGGTTGATCCTGCTCACGGATGTTGCCGGGGTTCTGGACATCGAAGGCAATCTGATCTCGTCCATGAATCGCCACAAAGCCGTGGAGGCCCTGGAAAAAGGCATACTGCGCGGCGGGATGATTCCCAAGGTCAAATGCTGCCTGGAAGCCGTGGAAGCCGGGGTGGAAAAGGCGCACATTATCGACGGAAGGCTGGAAAACTCCATCCTTCTGGAAATGTTCACCAAGGGCGGGATCGGCACGGAAATTATTTTTTAA
- a CDS encoding HDIG domain-containing metalloprotein codes for MISREQAWELLSSKGQEQHMLHHALETEAVMRGLARRLGQNEEVWGLAGLLHDLDFHETKDLPEEHGLRAATWLANALPEEALTAIRAHNGERNGVAPSTTFDHALRCAETVTGLVSAAALIRPTKLEGLGAKSLKKKMKDKAFAAAVNREIIRECETIGVGLDDFLNDAVASVATVADQVNLK; via the coding sequence ATGATATCGCGTGAACAAGCTTGGGAATTGCTTTCGAGCAAGGGCCAGGAACAGCATATGCTGCATCATGCCCTGGAGACCGAGGCGGTGATGCGGGGACTGGCCAGGCGACTGGGGCAGAATGAGGAAGTCTGGGGGCTGGCGGGGCTGCTGCATGACCTGGACTTCCATGAAACCAAGGATCTGCCCGAGGAGCACGGCTTGCGGGCGGCGACGTGGCTGGCCAACGCCCTGCCCGAGGAAGCCCTGACGGCCATCCGCGCTCACAACGGCGAGCGCAACGGCGTTGCGCCGTCCACCACCTTCGACCATGCGCTGCGCTGCGCTGAAACAGTCACCGGCCTGGTTTCCGCCGCGGCTCTGATCCGGCCTACCAAGCTGGAGGGACTGGGGGCCAAGAGCCTGAAGAAGAAAATGAAGGACAAGGCCTTTGCCGCCGCGGTGAACCGGGAGATCATCCGGGAGTGCGAAACCATCGGGGTGGGATTGGACGATTTTCTGAACGACGCCGTGGCCTCCGTCGCCACCGTCGCGGACCAGGTCAACCTGAAGTGA
- a CDS encoding type II 3-dehydroquinate dehydratase yields MTCRILVLNGPNLGHLGQRQPDIYGTQGMRDLPDLLETLMGRAVDEVELLFFQANGEGRIIDRLEQARNEDVYGVALNAGAYTHTSLALADSLAWIGLPCVEVHLSNILARTESIRHASLIAPHCIGVVSGFGLLSYALAVQTLWLRWTSAIAEQS; encoded by the coding sequence ATGACCTGTCGCATTCTCGTCCTCAACGGCCCCAATCTCGGCCATCTCGGCCAGCGTCAGCCGGACATCTATGGCACTCAGGGCATGCGCGATCTGCCGGACCTGTTGGAAACCTTGATGGGCCGGGCCGTGGACGAGGTGGAACTGCTTTTTTTTCAGGCCAACGGTGAAGGACGAATCATCGATCGTCTGGAGCAGGCCCGCAACGAGGACGTCTACGGCGTGGCACTGAACGCCGGGGCCTACACGCATACCAGCTTGGCCCTGGCCGACTCTCTGGCCTGGATCGGCCTGCCCTGCGTGGAAGTGCATCTGAGCAACATTCTGGCCAGAACCGAGTCCATCCGGCATGCCAGCCTGATCGCCCCGCACTGCATCGGTGTGGTTTCCGGTTTCGGCCTACTCAGCTACGCCCTGGCCGTGCAGACGCTCTGGTTGCGGTGGACATCTGCCATTGCCGAACAATCATAA
- the hslU gene encoding ATP-dependent protease ATPase subunit HslU, translating into MSYLTPREIVSELDRYIIGQKDAKRMVAIALRNRWRRQQLAPELRDEIAPKNIIMIGPTGVGKTEIARRLAKLASAPFIKVEATKYTEVGYVGRDVESMIRDLMEIGVSMLRKEETERVRVKAEKLAEERLLDLLLPAKKPPQQASPTIPPTNGPALESEGDAGQDSTREKLRKLWRDGKLDERLVELDVKASSPQVEIMAMPGLEDMEMQFRDMFSRVFPQRRKQRRVKVKDAYELLIQEESDKLIDMDKIMEAARERVEQGGIVFLDEIDKVCSSREASKADISREGVQRDLLPVVEGSSVNTKYGMVRTDHILFIAAGAFHMSKPSDLIPELQGRFPLRVELSALTKEDFLRILTEPENALTKQYMALLGTEGVALEFTPDSLEEVAGFAQKINDDTENIGARRLYTILEKILSDLSFEASERSGDQVIVDGAYVQDKLQDIQQRRDLSRYIL; encoded by the coding sequence ATGAGCTATTTAACCCCCCGTGAAATCGTATCGGAACTGGACCGTTACATCATCGGCCAGAAGGACGCCAAACGGATGGTGGCCATTGCCCTGCGCAATCGCTGGCGTCGGCAGCAGTTGGCCCCGGAACTGCGGGACGAAATCGCGCCCAAGAATATCATCATGATCGGCCCCACCGGCGTGGGCAAGACGGAAATCGCCCGGCGGCTGGCCAAGCTGGCCAGTGCGCCGTTCATCAAGGTGGAGGCGACGAAGTACACGGAAGTCGGGTACGTGGGCCGGGACGTGGAGTCCATGATCCGAGATCTGATGGAGATCGGCGTGTCCATGCTGCGCAAGGAGGAAACCGAGCGGGTTCGGGTCAAGGCCGAGAAGCTGGCCGAAGAACGATTGCTGGACCTGCTTCTGCCGGCCAAAAAGCCGCCGCAACAGGCTTCGCCCACCATTCCCCCCACCAATGGCCCGGCCCTGGAGAGCGAGGGCGACGCCGGTCAGGATTCAACCCGGGAAAAGCTGCGTAAGTTGTGGCGAGACGGCAAGCTGGATGAGCGGCTGGTGGAACTGGATGTCAAGGCTTCCTCGCCCCAGGTGGAGATCATGGCCATGCCCGGTCTGGAGGACATGGAAATGCAGTTTCGGGACATGTTCAGCCGGGTTTTTCCCCAGCGCCGCAAGCAGCGTCGGGTCAAGGTCAAGGACGCCTATGAACTGCTGATCCAGGAAGAGAGCGACAAACTCATCGACATGGACAAGATCATGGAGGCGGCCCGGGAGCGGGTCGAGCAGGGCGGGATCGTTTTTCTGGACGAGATCGACAAGGTCTGCAGCAGTCGGGAAGCGTCCAAGGCCGACATATCCCGTGAAGGCGTGCAGCGGGACCTGCTGCCGGTGGTGGAGGGCAGTTCCGTGAATACCAAGTACGGGATGGTGCGCACGGACCACATTCTGTTCATCGCCGCCGGCGCGTTCCATATGTCCAAGCCCTCGGATTTGATTCCGGAATTGCAGGGCCGCTTTCCGTTGCGTGTGGAACTGTCCGCGCTGACCAAGGAAGACTTCCTGCGCATCCTGACCGAGCCGGAAAACGCCCTGACCAAGCAGTACATGGCCCTGCTGGGCACCGAAGGCGTGGCCCTGGAATTCACCCCGGACTCCCTGGAAGAGGTGGCGGGCTTCGCCCAGAAGATTAACGACGACACGGAGAACATCGGCGCACGCAGATTGTACACCATCCTGGAAAAGATCCTCTCCGACCTCTCCTTCGAGGCCTCGGAACGCTCAGGCGATCAGGTGATCGTGGACGGCGCCTATGTCCAGGACAAGCTTCAGGATATTCAGCAACGTCGGGATTTGTCGCGGTATATACTGTAG
- the hslV gene encoding ATP-dependent protease subunit HslV produces the protein MDLHGTTILAVRDASGVAMAGDGQVTMGQSVALKHKARKVRKIFKDRVIVGFAGATADAMTLFERFEAKLEEYGGNLVRASVEMAKEWRLDKYLRRLEAMLLVADDTSILLLSGTGDVIEPDDGVAAIGSGGSYALAAARALARNTSLECEEIVRKSMAIAAELCVFTNDQLSLESLRKDEAKKETTT, from the coding sequence ATGGACTTACACGGAACGACCATTCTCGCCGTGCGGGATGCGAGCGGGGTGGCAATGGCCGGAGACGGGCAGGTGACCATGGGCCAGAGCGTAGCCCTGAAGCACAAGGCCCGCAAGGTTCGGAAAATATTCAAGGATCGGGTGATAGTCGGATTTGCCGGGGCCACGGCGGACGCCATGACGCTGTTCGAGCGCTTCGAGGCCAAGCTGGAGGAGTACGGCGGGAATTTGGTCCGGGCCAGCGTGGAAATGGCCAAGGAATGGAGGCTGGACAAGTATTTGCGGCGGCTTGAAGCCATGCTGCTGGTGGCCGACGATACGTCCATCCTGCTGCTCAGCGGCACCGGGGACGTGATCGAGCCGGACGACGGCGTTGCGGCCATTGGTTCCGGCGGGAGCTACGCCTTGGCCGCGGCCCGGGCCCTGGCCCGGAACACCTCGCTGGAGTGCGAGGAGATTGTGCGCAAGTCCATGGCCATTGCCGCGGAACTCTGCGTGTTTACCAACGACCAACTGAGCCTGGAATCATTGCGCAAGGACGAGGCCAAGAAGGAGACGACCACCTGA
- the efp gene encoding elongation factor P — protein MPSTTDFKRGLKIEIDDTPYEIVEFLHVKPGKGGAFVRTKLRNILTGRVLDQTYRSGEKFVKPDLESREMQFLYHDGTGYVFMDMTTYEQLSVTEEQAGEKGRYLLDGQQVKVLLYRGQAIDMDLPASVVLKVTETEPGLKGDTVSGSTKPAVVQTGLTVNVPLFINQGDKIKVDTRSGTYISRD, from the coding sequence ATGCCTTCGACGACCGACTTCAAGCGCGGACTGAAAATTGAAATCGACGATACGCCCTACGAAATCGTGGAATTCCTGCACGTCAAACCCGGCAAGGGCGGAGCTTTCGTGCGCACCAAGCTGCGCAACATTCTCACGGGTCGGGTCCTGGACCAGACCTATCGCTCCGGGGAAAAGTTCGTCAAACCGGATCTGGAATCTCGGGAAATGCAGTTCCTGTATCACGACGGCACGGGATACGTGTTCATGGACATGACCACCTACGAGCAACTCAGCGTGACCGAGGAGCAGGCCGGGGAAAAGGGCCGTTATCTACTGGACGGTCAGCAGGTCAAAGTGCTGCTGTACCGGGGGCAGGCCATCGACATGGACCTGCCGGCCTCCGTGGTGCTGAAAGTGACCGAAACCGAGCCCGGCCTTAAAGGCGACACGGTCAGCGGTTCCACCAAACCGGCCGTGGTTCAGACCGGCCTGACCGTCAACGTTCCATTGTTCATCAACCAAGGCGACAAGATCAAGGTCGATACCCGTTCCGGGACCTATATCAGCCGCGATTAA